A single window of Archangium gephyra DNA harbors:
- a CDS encoding RidA family protein, with the protein MQRTTYSTGTAWEPRVGYSRAVRVGPFISVSGTTATDASGQVVGEGDIYAQAVQALTNIRTALEALGGRLEHVVRTRLYVTDISLWGDVGRAHGEFFGTIRPATSMVEVSRLIDPVMLVEIEAEAIVPE; encoded by the coding sequence ATGCAGCGCACCACCTACTCGACTGGCACCGCGTGGGAACCGCGTGTGGGCTACTCCCGAGCCGTCCGCGTGGGCCCGTTCATCTCCGTCTCCGGCACCACCGCCACGGACGCGTCCGGCCAGGTGGTGGGCGAGGGAGACATCTACGCCCAGGCCGTCCAGGCGCTGACCAACATCCGGACGGCACTCGAGGCCCTGGGTGGCCGGCTGGAGCACGTGGTCCGCACGCGCCTGTACGTGACGGACATCTCCCTGTGGGGGGACGTGGGCCGGGCCCATGGCGAGTTCTTCGGCACCATCCGTCCCGCCACCAGCATGGTGGAGGTGAGCCGGCTCATCGACCCGGTCATGCTCGTGGAGATCGAGGCCGAGGCCATCGTCCCCGAGTGA
- a CDS encoding GNAT family N-acetyltransferase, producing the protein MQTPFFLGPRLYFRPVEREDAPRLAAFVNHPDVRRHLLVHRPMNTAQEVAFVDTLTASPREVLLAIVLRDGDRMIGTIGLHDLDFRSRRATFGMVIGEPSEWRKGYGTEATRMALDYGFGTLNLNRVQLEVLEPNVAGLRAYEKAGFRREGVMRQHHYVDGAYVDTWVMGILRSEWKPGPA; encoded by the coding sequence GTGCAGACGCCCTTCTTCCTGGGACCCCGCCTGTACTTCCGCCCCGTCGAGCGCGAGGACGCGCCGAGGCTGGCGGCCTTCGTCAACCACCCCGACGTACGCCGCCACCTGCTGGTGCACCGCCCGATGAACACGGCGCAGGAGGTGGCCTTCGTGGACACCCTCACCGCCAGCCCCAGGGAGGTGCTGTTGGCCATCGTGCTGCGGGACGGAGATCGGATGATCGGCACCATCGGGCTGCACGACCTGGACTTCCGGAGCAGGCGAGCGACCTTCGGCATGGTGATCGGCGAGCCGTCCGAGTGGCGCAAGGGTTACGGCACGGAGGCCACGCGGATGGCGCTGGACTACGGCTTCGGCACGCTGAACCTGAACCGGGTGCAGTTGGAGGTGCTGGAGCCCAACGTGGCGGGCCTCCGCGCCTATGAGAAGGCGGGTTTCCGCCGCGAGGGCGTGATGCGGCAGCACCACTACGTGGACGGCGCGTACGTGGACACGTGGGTGATGGGCATTCTGCGCTCGGAGTGGAAGCCTGGCCCGGCATAA
- a CDS encoding DUF2339 domain-containing protein: protein MAEGDTQDLRDVVRRLEETVARLEARVEQLETEAPARPRPSPAAPLVEPVERVPEPEAEQKRDLEAHLGTYWLSRVGIVALIIGFAFLIIYHFGELGVLARVGAGYLLSAGLAALGLWLSRRHELFGRIVFGGGLALAYFVTYALHFVPAVRVIESEPLALVLLALNVVGIVVIAQRMQSETVAGIALFLGLRTGMLSDITSFTLMSTSMLAGGALFFLVKNRWVFVPLSSLVAVYSTHVVWAMREEALAPGQSDSERLTLSLSFLALYYLIFSVALLVHPRELSRRVALSFALLNWVGMLVLGAVEVGRWGEPHLFTFFVTLALAQGVGAAVAGWRNAHPAVLQAFLATSGLTLALGLPWQYEDTALVRAWTAVGLVAGVAGRVLGAGALQVVGVGILYVALGATWQEPSSTGRALLDAALLVGFALVERAAVARTERLPPPPEGRRRDALQFFCAAGAGLALVWLVGELMPSELTTLGWGVAAFGLFALGFAVRERWYRLVGLAVLAFTLGRLVFVDLSGLPPNQRILTFILLGLMLLAVSYVYTRLRGNRS, encoded by the coding sequence ATGGCGGAGGGAGACACGCAGGACCTGCGGGACGTGGTGCGGCGGCTGGAGGAGACGGTCGCCCGGCTGGAGGCGCGCGTCGAGCAACTGGAGACGGAGGCCCCGGCGCGGCCACGGCCCTCCCCTGCCGCGCCCCTCGTGGAACCCGTGGAGCGGGTGCCCGAGCCCGAGGCGGAACAGAAGAGGGACCTGGAGGCGCACCTCGGCACGTACTGGCTGAGCCGGGTGGGCATCGTGGCGCTCATCATCGGCTTCGCCTTCCTCATCATCTACCACTTCGGGGAGCTGGGGGTGCTGGCACGGGTGGGGGCGGGCTACCTGCTGAGCGCGGGGCTCGCGGCGCTGGGCCTGTGGCTGTCGCGGCGGCACGAACTCTTCGGGCGCATCGTCTTCGGCGGAGGCCTGGCGCTCGCCTACTTCGTCACGTACGCGCTGCACTTCGTGCCGGCGGTGCGGGTCATCGAGAGCGAGCCCCTGGCGCTGGTGCTGCTGGCGCTCAACGTGGTGGGCATCGTCGTCATCGCCCAGCGGATGCAGTCGGAGACGGTGGCGGGCATCGCGCTCTTCCTCGGGTTGCGCACGGGGATGCTCAGCGACATCACCTCCTTCACGCTCATGTCCACCTCGATGCTGGCAGGCGGAGCGCTCTTCTTCCTGGTGAAGAACCGCTGGGTCTTCGTGCCGCTGTCGAGCCTGGTGGCCGTCTACTCGACGCACGTCGTCTGGGCGATGCGCGAGGAGGCCCTCGCCCCGGGCCAATCCGACAGCGAGCGGCTGACGCTGAGCCTGTCCTTTCTGGCGCTCTACTACCTCATCTTCTCGGTGGCGCTGCTGGTGCACCCGCGCGAGCTGTCGAGGCGCGTGGCGCTCTCCTTCGCGCTGCTCAACTGGGTGGGGATGCTCGTCCTGGGCGCTGTGGAGGTGGGCCGCTGGGGCGAGCCGCACCTCTTCACCTTCTTCGTCACCCTCGCGCTGGCACAGGGCGTGGGCGCCGCGGTGGCGGGGTGGAGGAACGCGCACCCGGCGGTGCTCCAGGCCTTCCTCGCCACGAGCGGCCTCACGCTCGCGCTGGGCCTGCCCTGGCAGTACGAGGACACGGCGCTGGTGCGGGCGTGGACGGCGGTGGGACTGGTGGCGGGAGTCGCCGGGCGCGTCCTGGGCGCGGGGGCCCTGCAGGTGGTGGGCGTGGGCATCCTCTACGTGGCGCTCGGGGCCACGTGGCAGGAGCCGTCATCCACGGGACGCGCGCTCCTGGACGCCGCCCTGCTGGTGGGCTTCGCGCTCGTCGAGCGGGCCGCGGTGGCGCGGACGGAGCGGCTGCCTCCACCTCCCGAGGGACGCCGCCGTGACGCGCTCCAGTTCTTCTGCGCGGCGGGCGCGGGGCTCGCGCTGGTGTGGCTCGTGGGCGAGCTGATGCCCTCGGAGCTCACCACGCTGGGCTGGGGCGTGGCGGCCTTCGGGCTGTTCGCCCTGGGCTTCGCCGTGCGCGAGCGCTGGTACCGGCTCGTGGGCCTCGCGGTGCTGGCCTTCACCCTGGGGCGCCTGGTCTTCGTGGACCTCTCCGGGCTGCCACCCAACCAGCGCATCCTCACCTTCATCCTGCTCGGGCTGATGCTGCTGGCCGTGTCGTACGTGTACACGCGGCTGCGCGGGAACCGGAGCTGA
- a CDS encoding NAD-dependent epimerase/dehydratase family protein — MRVFVTGGSGFVGQRLIGALKARGDEVRGLARSDKAAGTVRAAGAEPVRGELDDAEALRRGMEGCDAVVHAAAMVKTWGEPEEFFRVNVEGTQRVLDAARAAKVKVVVHVGSEAMFVGGAPIVQADESWKRPEKPLGLYPLTKGLAEERVRAANGQDGLRTVVVRPRFVWGKGDLAVLPEMVEKVRKGQFRWIGGGRYPTSTCHVANVVEGILLAMEKGRGGEAYFLTDGPPVEFRAFISQLLETAGVKVPEGELPRGVAQVLATVAETAWRVLPLGGEPPIHRSVLRLIGEEVTVNDAKARAELGYVGRMTLDAGLAEMRG, encoded by the coding sequence ATGCGCGTGTTCGTCACGGGAGGTTCGGGGTTCGTGGGCCAGCGGCTCATCGGGGCGCTGAAGGCGAGGGGCGACGAGGTGAGGGGGCTGGCGCGCTCGGACAAGGCGGCGGGGACGGTGCGGGCCGCGGGGGCCGAGCCGGTGCGTGGGGAGCTGGACGACGCCGAGGCGCTGCGCCGGGGCATGGAGGGCTGTGACGCCGTGGTGCACGCCGCGGCGATGGTGAAGACGTGGGGCGAGCCGGAGGAGTTCTTCCGGGTGAACGTGGAGGGCACCCAGCGCGTGCTGGACGCGGCGCGCGCGGCGAAGGTGAAGGTGGTGGTGCACGTGGGCTCCGAGGCCATGTTCGTGGGCGGCGCGCCCATCGTGCAGGCCGACGAGAGCTGGAAGCGCCCCGAGAAGCCGCTGGGCCTCTATCCGCTGACGAAGGGGCTCGCCGAGGAGCGCGTGCGGGCCGCCAATGGCCAGGACGGGCTGCGCACCGTGGTGGTCCGTCCGCGCTTCGTCTGGGGCAAGGGGGACCTCGCCGTGCTGCCGGAGATGGTCGAGAAGGTGCGCAAGGGCCAGTTCCGCTGGATTGGCGGCGGGCGCTACCCGACGTCCACCTGCCACGTGGCCAACGTGGTGGAGGGCATCCTGCTCGCGATGGAGAAGGGGCGCGGTGGCGAGGCGTACTTCCTCACCGATGGGCCGCCGGTGGAGTTTCGCGCCTTCATCTCCCAGCTGCTGGAGACCGCTGGGGTGAAGGTCCCCGAGGGCGAGCTGCCCCGCGGCGTGGCCCAGGTGCTCGCCACCGTGGCGGAGACGGCCTGGCGCGTGCTGCCGCTGGGCGGTGAGCCGCCCATCCATCGCTCCGTGCTGAGGCTCATCGGCGAGGAGGTGACGGTCAACGACGCCAAGGCACGGGCTGAGCTGGGCTACGTGGGGCGCATGACGCTCGATGCCGGGCTCGCCGAGATGCGGGGCTGA
- a CDS encoding MDR family MFS transporter, with protein sequence MAFELSRPQKILTLLGVLLGMLLAALDQTIVSTAGPAIQKDLHIPASLYAWITTAYLVASTVLVPVYGKLSDAFGRRRILVIGILIFLLGSALCGLSQTTLQLILARALQGVGSASLFTSAFAIVADIFPPSERGKYQGIFGAVFGLSSVVGPLVGGFLTDHFSWHWVFFVNLPVGAVALGFILTRMPPLRHEGRKASVDLLGALTLSMFTVPLLLALSLGRRTVAPGETGYAWGSPQILGMFALSVVGLAAFLLVERTVEEPLLDLKLFRNKAFAVGNVAAFISGAVFLGAIVFLPLFMVNVVGLSATNSGFTMMPLTLGIVAGNILSGQLVSRLGRYKVFILAGQAIAVAAFGVMAFTLRPTSTQGELTLKMIFVGLGLGPSIPLFTLAIQNAVAPHQVGVATSSATFFRQMGSTIGVALMGTVFGLALSSSMATHMTEATRDAPVALRQQFMPQQPGGGQVGEEGGATERSFDAVAIKARIAEGFDKQREVLAPAAQAGDPAAKGRLAGLTQAQRSAEATVDKMALAFKEAFSEAIRDIYRITLFIALLALLVTLALPELPLRKTNGPQPPVLE encoded by the coding sequence ATGGCCTTCGAGCTGTCCCGCCCGCAGAAGATCCTCACCCTGCTGGGCGTCCTGCTGGGCATGTTGCTGGCCGCGCTCGACCAGACCATCGTGTCCACCGCGGGCCCCGCCATCCAGAAGGACCTGCACATCCCCGCCTCGCTCTATGCGTGGATAACGACCGCGTACCTGGTGGCCTCCACGGTGCTCGTGCCGGTGTACGGCAAGCTGTCGGACGCGTTCGGCCGGCGGCGCATCCTCGTCATCGGCATCCTCATCTTCCTGCTGGGCTCGGCGTTGTGCGGCCTGTCGCAGACGACGCTCCAGCTCATCCTCGCCCGTGCGTTGCAGGGCGTGGGCTCGGCGTCGCTCTTCACCAGCGCGTTCGCCATCGTCGCGGACATCTTCCCACCCTCCGAGCGCGGCAAGTACCAGGGCATCTTCGGCGCCGTGTTCGGGCTCTCGAGCGTGGTGGGGCCGCTGGTGGGCGGCTTCCTCACGGACCACTTCAGCTGGCACTGGGTGTTCTTCGTCAATCTGCCCGTGGGCGCGGTGGCGCTCGGTTTCATCCTCACCCGCATGCCGCCGCTGCGGCACGAGGGGCGCAAGGCCTCCGTGGACCTCCTGGGCGCGCTCACGCTGTCGATGTTCACCGTGCCGTTGCTGCTCGCGTTGTCGCTGGGCCGCCGCACCGTGGCTCCCGGCGAGACGGGTTATGCGTGGGGTTCACCCCAGATTCTCGGCATGTTCGCGCTCTCGGTGGTGGGGCTCGCCGCCTTCCTCCTGGTCGAGCGCACCGTGGAGGAGCCCCTGCTCGACCTGAAGCTCTTCCGCAACAAGGCGTTCGCCGTGGGCAACGTGGCCGCCTTCATCAGCGGCGCGGTGTTCCTGGGCGCCATCGTCTTCCTGCCCCTCTTCATGGTGAACGTGGTGGGGCTGTCGGCCACCAACTCGGGCTTCACGATGATGCCGCTCACCCTGGGCATCGTCGCCGGCAACATCCTCTCCGGTCAGCTCGTGTCCCGGCTGGGCCGCTACAAGGTATTCATCCTCGCCGGGCAGGCGATCGCGGTGGCCGCCTTCGGAGTCATGGCCTTCACCCTCCGGCCCACCTCCACCCAGGGCGAGCTCACGCTGAAGATGATCTTCGTGGGCCTGGGGCTGGGCCCCTCCATTCCGCTGTTCACCCTGGCCATCCAGAACGCGGTGGCACCGCACCAGGTGGGCGTGGCCACCTCCAGCGCCACCTTCTTCCGCCAGATGGGCTCCACCATCGGCGTGGCGCTGATGGGGACGGTGTTCGGCCTGGCACTCTCCTCGTCCATGGCCACGCACATGACCGAGGCCACGCGCGACGCGCCCGTGGCGCTCCGCCAGCAGTTCATGCCCCAGCAGCCCGGGGGCGGTCAGGTGGGTGAGGAGGGAGGGGCCACGGAGCGCTCGTTCGACGCGGTGGCCATCAAGGCGCGCATCGCCGAGGGCTTCGACAAACAGCGCGAGGTGCTCGCCCCCGCGGCCCAGGCGGGAGACCCCGCGGCGAAGGGCCGGCTCGCGGGACTGACGCAGGCCCAGCGGTCCGCCGAGGCCACCGTGGACAAGATGGCCCTGGCCTTCAAGGAGGCCTTCTCCGAGGCCATCCGCGACATCTACCGCATCACCCTGTTCATCGCGCTGCTGGCGCTGCTCGTCACGCTGGCGCTTCCGGAGTTGCCGCTGCGCAAGACGAACGGGCCCCAGCCACCGGTGCTGGAGTAG
- a CDS encoding Uma2 family endonuclease — protein MSIGPYRIDPDDPRAPPQEVWERLTPEERARIVAGLPSEFPVSEAAPPEGDPHFVAKVRTREVLGGFFTRTGRKVCLACELPVYYPGERMFAPDVIAVVGVEPHKRMSWVVSAEGKGLDFALEIHVAGDRRKDLERNVERFARLGIREYFLFDRGRLRLTGWRLAAGRRGYRAILPQQGLFASEVLGLDLRVEEERLRFLHGGTPLPEADEMIAMLERRAQESDVQRTRELQVRAELEQQVAEQSRLLAEETRRREESERQLAEALAELARLRGGPG, from the coding sequence ATGAGTATCGGGCCCTACCGCATCGATCCGGATGACCCGCGCGCGCCGCCCCAGGAGGTGTGGGAGCGGCTGACGCCCGAGGAGCGTGCGCGTATCGTCGCCGGACTGCCGTCCGAGTTTCCGGTCTCCGAAGCGGCACCACCCGAGGGAGATCCGCACTTCGTGGCCAAGGTGCGGACGCGCGAGGTGTTGGGGGGCTTCTTCACGCGCACCGGGCGCAAGGTGTGCCTGGCCTGTGAGCTGCCCGTGTACTACCCGGGCGAGCGCATGTTCGCTCCCGATGTCATCGCCGTCGTGGGGGTGGAACCGCACAAGCGCATGAGTTGGGTGGTGAGCGCCGAGGGCAAGGGGCTCGATTTCGCCCTGGAGATTCATGTCGCGGGCGATCGGCGCAAGGACCTGGAGCGCAACGTGGAGCGCTTCGCCCGGCTCGGCATCCGCGAGTATTTCCTCTTCGATCGCGGGCGCTTGCGGCTCACCGGGTGGAGGTTGGCGGCGGGCAGGCGAGGCTATCGCGCCATCCTGCCTCAGCAGGGTCTCTTCGCGTCCGAGGTGCTGGGACTGGACCTACGGGTAGAGGAAGAGCGGCTGCGTTTCCTTCATGGGGGGACGCCACTGCCGGAGGCGGATGAGATGATCGCCATGCTCGAGCGGAGGGCACAGGAGTCGGACGTGCAGCGCACCAGGGAGTTGCAGGTGCGCGCTGAGCTCGAGCAGCAAGTTGCAGAGCAGAGCCGCCTGCTCGCCGAGGAGACGCGGCGCCGGGAGGAGTCCGAGCGCCAACTGGCCGAGGCCCTCGCCGAGCTGGCGCGGCTGCGCGGCGGACCGGGCTGA
- a CDS encoding peptide chain release factor 3 — MASELDQEVARRRTFAIISHPDAGKTTLTEKLLLYGGAIHLAGSVKARRASRHATSDWMELEKERGISVTSSVLQFPYRGHAVNLLDTPGHQDFSEDTYRTLAAADSAVMLIDAAKGVEPQTKKLFKVCRMRGIPIFTFVNKLDRWGRAPLELMDELEQVLGIRAYPMNWPIGMGPEFRGVYDRQSKVVHVFAAEGRHGESEVAERSVHIDSPDILTVLNERELATLKEEIELLDIGGDEFTREKVEQGQLTPMFFGSAMTNFGVRPFLDHFLELAPAPTSRLTKDGPREPTHPKFAGFVFKIQANMDPSHRDRIAFMRVVSGRYTKGMSAFHSRLGKEVRLAKPSQFLAAERTAIEDAWPGDVIGLFDPGMFRIGDTLCEGEDLLFDSVPRFSPEYFAVVRSKDPLRRKQMEKGLEQLSEEGTVQIFQQLGMGMKDPIVGVVGALQFEVLQYRVEHEYGARIMLDRLPFSHARWVVGPDFDPKKFDWEGNRQTVQDRDGLPLVLFRDDWALQHAEEKHPELKFLSAAPLLRQMAATGS; from the coding sequence ATGGCATCCGAGCTCGACCAGGAAGTCGCCCGCCGGCGAACCTTCGCGATCATCTCCCACCCCGACGCCGGTAAGACGACGCTTACCGAGAAGCTGCTGCTCTACGGCGGCGCCATCCACCTGGCCGGCAGCGTGAAGGCGCGCCGTGCGAGCCGCCACGCCACGAGCGACTGGATGGAGCTGGAGAAGGAGCGCGGAATCTCCGTCACCTCCTCGGTGCTCCAGTTCCCCTACCGGGGCCACGCGGTGAACCTGCTCGACACCCCGGGCCACCAGGACTTCTCCGAGGACACCTACCGCACGCTCGCGGCGGCCGACTCGGCCGTCATGCTCATCGACGCGGCCAAGGGCGTCGAGCCGCAGACCAAGAAGCTCTTCAAGGTCTGCCGCATGCGCGGCATCCCCATCTTCACCTTCGTCAACAAGCTCGACCGCTGGGGCCGCGCGCCCCTGGAGCTCATGGACGAGCTGGAGCAGGTGCTCGGCATCCGCGCCTACCCGATGAACTGGCCCATTGGCATGGGGCCGGAGTTCCGCGGCGTGTATGACCGGCAGTCCAAGGTGGTGCACGTCTTCGCCGCCGAGGGCCGCCATGGTGAGTCCGAGGTGGCCGAGCGCTCCGTCCACATCGACTCGCCGGACATCCTCACCGTGCTCAACGAGCGCGAGCTGGCCACGCTCAAGGAGGAGATCGAGCTGCTGGACATCGGCGGCGACGAGTTCACCCGCGAGAAGGTGGAGCAGGGCCAGCTCACGCCGATGTTCTTCGGCAGCGCCATGACGAACTTCGGCGTGCGGCCGTTCCTGGATCACTTCCTCGAGCTGGCGCCGGCGCCCACGTCGCGCCTGACGAAGGACGGCCCGCGCGAGCCCACGCACCCGAAGTTCGCGGGCTTCGTGTTCAAGATTCAGGCGAACATGGACCCGTCGCACCGCGACCGCATCGCGTTCATGCGCGTGGTGTCGGGCCGGTACACCAAGGGGATGAGCGCGTTCCACTCGCGGCTAGGCAAGGAAGTGCGCCTGGCCAAGCCGAGCCAGTTCCTCGCGGCCGAGCGCACGGCCATCGAGGACGCGTGGCCGGGGGATGTCATCGGCCTGTTCGACCCGGGCATGTTCCGCATCGGCGACACGCTGTGCGAGGGCGAGGATCTGCTCTTCGACAGCGTGCCGCGCTTCAGCCCGGAGTACTTCGCGGTGGTGCGCTCGAAGGACCCCTTGCGCCGCAAGCAGATGGAGAAGGGCCTGGAGCAGCTCTCCGAGGAGGGCACGGTGCAGATCTTCCAGCAGCTCGGGATGGGGATGAAGGATCCCATCGTGGGCGTGGTGGGAGCGCTGCAGTTCGAGGTGCTCCAGTACCGGGTGGAGCACGAGTACGGCGCGCGCATCATGCTGGACCGGCTGCCCTTCAGCCACGCGCGGTGGGTGGTGGGGCCGGACTTCGATCCGAAGAAGTTCGACTGGGAAGGCAACCGGCAGACGGTGCAGGACCGGGACGGGCTGCCGCTGGTGCTCTTCCGGGACGACTGGGCGCTGCAGCACGCCGAGGAGAAGCACCCGGAGCTGAAGTTCCTCTCCGCGGCGCCGCTGCTGCGTCAGATGGCCGCCACGGGCAGCTAG
- a CDS encoding carboxypeptidase M32: MDKTFGALLARMHELRDLGGLIALATWDQETYLPPKAAESRAFQLSTVQGIHHERLVDPRLGELLAWAAGNPHLTDDQRAMVRVLAEERDRAVKVPKALVQALAEAQSRGLVAWREARKANRFSVFQPALERMLALRREQADAYGHDGERYDALLEGYEPGMRVARLSPVLSALRDNLIPLVAALQSAPREVADLFEGRRFDPETQWRLTLRLLGDMGFDLEAGRQDKSIHPFSSGQNPTDVRLTTDLEEGTLSALFSTLHEGGHGLYEQGFSPAHFRTPLANAPSSGLHESQSRLWENQVGRGRPFWTHYFPVLREAFPQALADVDLDTFYTAINRVSRSLIRVDADEVTYNLHIVLRYELELLLIRDELPVDELPAAWNERMRRFLGVVPPDDTQGVLQDIHWSWGEFGYFPTYALGNLYAASLYRAAQRAMPGLEAGLARGELKPLREWLRTHVHAEGYRLPAEELVRKVTGQGLTDVDFLAYLKSKYGALYGVKL; the protein is encoded by the coding sequence ATGGACAAGACCTTCGGCGCGTTGCTCGCCCGGATGCACGAGCTTCGGGACCTCGGTGGGCTCATCGCCCTGGCCACGTGGGACCAGGAGACCTACCTGCCCCCCAAGGCGGCGGAGTCGCGGGCCTTCCAGCTCTCCACGGTGCAGGGCATCCACCACGAGCGCCTGGTGGACCCCCGGCTGGGCGAGCTGCTCGCCTGGGCGGCGGGCAACCCGCACCTCACGGACGACCAGCGGGCCATGGTGCGCGTGCTCGCCGAGGAGCGGGACCGGGCGGTGAAGGTGCCCAAGGCACTGGTGCAGGCGCTCGCCGAGGCGCAGAGCCGGGGCCTGGTGGCGTGGCGCGAGGCCCGCAAGGCGAACCGCTTCTCCGTCTTCCAGCCCGCGCTGGAGCGGATGCTGGCCCTGCGCCGCGAGCAGGCGGATGCCTACGGCCATGACGGGGAGCGCTATGACGCGCTGCTCGAGGGCTACGAGCCCGGCATGCGCGTGGCGCGCCTCTCCCCGGTGCTCAGCGCCCTGCGCGACAACCTCATCCCCCTGGTGGCGGCCCTCCAGTCGGCGCCGCGCGAGGTGGCGGACCTCTTCGAGGGCCGGCGCTTCGACCCCGAGACGCAGTGGCGCCTCACACTGCGGCTGCTGGGGGACATGGGCTTCGACCTGGAGGCGGGGCGGCAGGACAAGAGCATCCACCCCTTCTCCAGCGGGCAGAACCCCACGGACGTGCGCCTCACCACGGACCTGGAGGAGGGCACGCTCTCGGCCCTCTTCAGCACGCTGCACGAGGGAGGGCACGGCCTGTACGAGCAGGGCTTCTCCCCGGCCCACTTCCGCACCCCGCTGGCGAACGCGCCCTCCTCGGGCCTGCACGAGTCGCAGTCGCGCCTGTGGGAGAACCAGGTGGGGCGCGGCCGGCCCTTCTGGACGCACTACTTCCCGGTGCTGCGCGAGGCCTTCCCCCAGGCGCTCGCGGACGTGGACCTGGACACCTTCTACACGGCCATCAACCGCGTCTCCCGCTCGCTCATCCGCGTGGATGCGGACGAGGTGACGTACAACCTGCACATCGTCCTGCGCTACGAGCTGGAGCTGCTGCTCATCCGCGACGAGCTGCCGGTGGACGAGCTGCCCGCGGCGTGGAACGAGCGCATGCGGCGCTTCCTGGGCGTCGTGCCGCCGGACGACACGCAGGGCGTGCTGCAGGACATCCACTGGTCCTGGGGCGAGTTCGGCTACTTCCCCACGTACGCGCTGGGCAACCTCTACGCCGCGTCCCTCTACCGCGCCGCGCAGCGCGCCATGCCCGGGCTGGAGGCGGGCCTCGCCCGCGGCGAGCTCAAGCCCCTGCGCGAGTGGCTGCGCACCCACGTCCACGCCGAGGGCTACCGTCTGCCCGCCGAGGAGCTGGTGCGCAAGGTGACGGGCCAGGGCCTCACCGACGTGGACTTCCTCGCCTACCTCAAGTCCAAGTACGGCGCCCTCTATGGCGTGAAGCTCTGA
- a CDS encoding NUDIX hydrolase, with translation MSSLVDPLMRMAYRGAYTLALGYWFVRRPETTGTLVGVWHGREVLLLKNSYKHVFSLPGGGQHRGESPRETGARELREEVGLSVAPSELREVFEARSTDEYKRDRCFFVELTVEAPPTLALDNREVVWAAFIDVDTALQLPLAEMVRAYLEDAARRRR, from the coding sequence GTGAGCTCACTCGTCGATCCCCTCATGCGCATGGCGTACCGGGGTGCCTACACCCTGGCGCTCGGGTACTGGTTCGTGCGCCGCCCGGAGACAACGGGCACCCTCGTCGGCGTGTGGCACGGCCGCGAGGTGCTGCTGCTGAAGAACTCGTACAAGCACGTCTTCAGCCTGCCCGGTGGTGGCCAGCACCGCGGCGAGTCCCCGCGAGAGACGGGCGCACGCGAGCTGCGCGAGGAGGTGGGGCTGAGCGTCGCCCCGAGCGAGCTGCGCGAGGTCTTCGAGGCCCGGAGCACCGACGAGTACAAGCGCGACCGGTGCTTCTTCGTCGAGCTCACGGTCGAGGCGCCACCCACCCTCGCCCTCGACAACCGCGAGGTGGTGTGGGCCGCGTTCATCGACGTGGACACGGCGCTCCAGTTGCCCCTCGCGGAGATGGTGCGCGCCTACCTCGAGGACGCCGCGCGCCGGCGCCGCTAG
- a CDS encoding ion transporter, whose amino-acid sequence MERHEALDALPEVTEGGGARGQAAWNLLMVVLAVASLGPILWVELEGINWPDPRFQVLAAVDLLFVLIFLGDFVVGWARAEDRKEWWTRHWYELPGLVPLYFEAFAFLRIAQVLRLARVLRLLRALSAFRRLRALTFVDVLLNRNKLGHTLVISASVVLGLASVVWLLERNTNPGLSHFGDALWWAIVTTTTVGYGDITPQTGLARVAATVLMLMGIGLIGVVASSISASIIAMGGAAPEDAPAQQTGLVHELERLAALKERGHLSEEEFTAAKRKLLG is encoded by the coding sequence ATGGAACGGCATGAGGCGCTCGACGCCCTTCCGGAAGTGACGGAGGGGGGCGGTGCACGCGGCCAGGCCGCGTGGAACCTGTTGATGGTGGTGCTGGCGGTGGCCAGCCTCGGTCCCATCCTCTGGGTCGAGCTGGAGGGCATCAACTGGCCGGATCCCCGCTTCCAGGTGCTCGCGGCGGTGGACCTGCTCTTCGTCCTGATCTTCCTCGGAGACTTCGTCGTGGGATGGGCGAGGGCGGAGGACCGCAAGGAGTGGTGGACGCGTCACTGGTACGAGCTGCCAGGCCTCGTCCCGCTCTACTTCGAGGCGTTCGCCTTCCTGCGCATCGCCCAGGTGCTGCGTCTGGCGCGGGTGCTGCGGTTGCTGCGCGCCCTCTCCGCGTTCCGGCGCCTGCGCGCCCTGACGTTCGTGGACGTGCTCCTCAACCGCAACAAGCTGGGACACACGCTCGTCATCTCCGCGTCGGTGGTGCTGGGCCTGGCCTCGGTGGTGTGGCTGCTGGAGCGCAACACCAACCCCGGACTCAGCCACTTCGGTGACGCGCTCTGGTGGGCCATCGTCACCACCACGACGGTGGGCTATGGCGACATCACCCCGCAGACGGGCCTGGCCCGCGTCGCCGCCACGGTGTTGATGCTCATGGGCATCGGGCTCATCGGTGTGGTGGCTTCCAGCATCAGCGCGTCCATCATCGCCATGGGCGGCGCGGCACCCGAGGACGCACCCGCCCAGCAGACGGGTCTGGTCCATGAGCTGGAGCGGCTCGCGGCCCTGAAGGAGCGGGGCCACCTGAGCGAAGAGGAGTTCACGGCGGCCAAGCGCAAGCTGCTCGGCTGA